A window of the Cystobacter fuscus genome harbors these coding sequences:
- a CDS encoding kelch repeat-containing protein — MKSTAKRVLKSFLGGAALAAAGLFAPGTASAAQCVVQSTGGHIPAAKLISLDQAALVTVTFCNGTAGYKSQTFLVRPDGTVHVGTGNTTPAGTEYDVGTFLKGGELVFAIRVPETGYTYYSGPGSRNPDGIVHAAVTDLGNNNYHVGFEDLYASGDADYDDINLVVTSTALVVVPADDKDTDGDGIIDYVDNCVSIPNADQSDIDGDGVGDACSTYGTWSPTGPMFQVRILHTATKLNDGRVMVTGGYNPSTEIYDPATGAWTRFADTRTNHRYHTATKLNDGRVLIVGGDGASATKSAELYDAASNTWTLTGNLATFRARHTATLLPSGKVLVVGGIDKATNAALTSAELYDPATGTWSATGGMNEARANFTLTQLSDGKVLATGGGTGEVRSATAEVYNPATGTWTRVGNMTQPRNSHAAARLANGKVLVMGGGVDGTPSTTAELFDPASGTFTATGSMHQPRRNHTATLLPTGLVAVAGGYDKFTGTHGKAEMYNPLTGTWIPTTEMIEHRYSHTATLLDDGKVLVAGGISVAVENQVTAEVLH, encoded by the coding sequence ATGAAGTCCACGGCAAAGCGGGTCCTGAAGTCCTTCCTCGGTGGCGCGGCGCTGGCGGCGGCGGGTCTCTTCGCTCCGGGCACGGCCTCGGCCGCTCAGTGCGTGGTGCAGTCGACGGGAGGCCACATCCCGGCGGCCAAGCTCATTTCCCTCGATCAGGCGGCCCTGGTCACCGTCACCTTCTGCAATGGCACCGCCGGCTACAAGAGCCAGACGTTCCTGGTGCGCCCCGATGGCACCGTGCACGTGGGCACCGGCAACACCACGCCCGCGGGGACGGAGTACGACGTAGGCACGTTCCTCAAGGGCGGCGAGCTCGTCTTCGCCATCCGCGTGCCCGAGACGGGCTACACCTATTACTCGGGTCCGGGCAGCCGGAATCCGGATGGCATCGTCCACGCCGCGGTGACCGACCTGGGCAACAACAACTACCACGTCGGCTTCGAGGACCTCTACGCGAGCGGTGACGCGGACTACGACGACATCAACCTCGTCGTCACCTCCACCGCGCTCGTCGTCGTTCCCGCCGATGACAAGGATACCGACGGCGACGGCATCATCGACTACGTCGACAACTGTGTCTCCATCCCCAACGCGGACCAGAGCGACATCGACGGCGACGGCGTGGGTGACGCGTGCAGCACGTACGGCACCTGGTCTCCCACGGGCCCCATGTTCCAGGTCCGCATCCTCCACACCGCCACCAAGCTGAACGATGGCCGCGTGATGGTGACCGGCGGCTACAACCCCTCCACGGAAATCTACGATCCCGCCACGGGGGCCTGGACGCGCTTCGCCGACACGCGCACCAACCACCGCTACCACACCGCCACCAAGCTGAACGACGGGCGCGTGCTGATCGTCGGCGGTGATGGCGCCAGCGCCACCAAGTCCGCCGAGCTGTATGACGCGGCCAGCAACACCTGGACGCTCACCGGCAACCTGGCGACGTTCCGCGCGCGCCACACGGCCACGCTCCTGCCCTCGGGCAAGGTGCTGGTGGTGGGCGGCATCGACAAGGCGACGAACGCCGCGCTGACCTCCGCCGAGCTGTATGATCCGGCCACGGGCACCTGGAGCGCCACCGGCGGCATGAACGAGGCGCGCGCCAACTTCACCCTCACGCAGCTCTCCGATGGCAAGGTGCTCGCCACGGGCGGCGGCACCGGCGAGGTGCGCTCGGCCACCGCCGAGGTGTACAACCCGGCCACCGGCACCTGGACGCGCGTGGGCAACATGACCCAGCCCCGCAACTCCCACGCCGCCGCGCGGCTCGCCAACGGCAAGGTGCTCGTGATGGGCGGCGGCGTCGACGGCACGCCCTCCACCACCGCCGAGCTGTTCGACCCGGCCTCCGGCACCTTCACCGCCACCGGCAGCATGCACCAGCCGCGCCGCAACCACACCGCCACCTTGCTCCCCACGGGCCTGGTCGCCGTCGCCGGCGGGTACGACAAGTTCACCGGCACCCACGGCAAGGCGGAGATGTACAACCCGCTCACGGGCACGTGGATCCCCACCACCGAGATGATCGAGCACCGCTACTCGCACACCGCGACCCTGCTCGATGACGGCAAGGTGCTCGTGGCCGGCGGCATCAGCGTCGCCGTGGAGAACCAGGTCACCGCCGAGGTGCTGCACTAA
- a CDS encoding SRPBCC family protein: MLKKILLGLAVVIVALFGVIATRPSTYSVQRSATFKAPPDVAFALVNDFHQWGGWLPWNALDPSQKTTFEGAPMGEGARYGWSGNDQVGEGRMLIEESKPNELVRIQLEFIRPFASTTRTTFTFKPAAEGVEVTWAMSGEDNFMGKAFSLVVDRDAMLGKDFDKGLAAMKTLAEAEAGKRAEAEAAKLAAEKVAAPVEAPPAAEGGQAVAAPTP, from the coding sequence GTGCTCAAGAAGATCCTCCTGGGTCTGGCTGTCGTCATCGTCGCGCTGTTCGGCGTCATCGCCACGCGTCCGTCCACCTACTCCGTCCAGCGCTCCGCGACGTTCAAGGCGCCGCCGGACGTCGCCTTCGCGCTGGTGAATGACTTCCACCAGTGGGGCGGGTGGCTGCCGTGGAACGCGCTGGACCCGAGCCAGAAGACGACGTTCGAGGGCGCGCCCATGGGCGAGGGGGCGCGCTACGGCTGGTCCGGCAATGATCAGGTGGGCGAGGGCCGGATGCTCATCGAGGAGAGCAAGCCGAACGAGCTCGTGCGCATCCAGTTGGAGTTCATCCGCCCCTTCGCGTCCACCACCCGCACCACCTTCACGTTCAAGCCGGCGGCCGAGGGCGTCGAGGTGACCTGGGCGATGAGCGGCGAGGACAACTTCATGGGCAAGGCCTTCAGCCTCGTCGTCGACCGGGATGCCATGCTCGGCAAGGACTTCGACAAGGGCCTGGCGGCCATGAAGACGCTGGCGGAGGCCGAGGCCGGCAAGCGCGCCGAGGCCGAGGCGGCGAAGCTGGCGGCCGAGAAGGTGGCGGCCCCGGTCGAGGCTCCTCCGGCCGCCGAGGGCGGGCAGGCCGTCGCGGCGCCCACTCCCTGA
- a CDS encoding aldo/keto reductase yields MRYKIFGQRTGLKVSELALGAGMFGTAYGYGAAPDEVRRILQGYAEAGGNFIDTADNYQLGESETLIGEFLAPRRNDFVIASKYSRGAVRAPSLGVLGNSRKVMVQSVEDSLRRLKTDRIDLYFAHMDDGVTPVEEIARGLDDLVRAGKIVYGGLSNFPAWRIATAVTLADLRGWAPLVALQTEYSLLQRTTERELLPMAEGLGLGVMGWSPMGGGLLTGKYRKGEKGRATDLKGSVLHDDPKRTEPLLDALGAIAEELDSSPGRIAIAWVSARGVLPVIGPRTRAQLEDNLAATTVKLSDEQLRRLDELTAIPLGYPHELLGAAEQRAIMTGNRWDQIDFPSRTIA; encoded by the coding sequence ATGCGCTACAAGATTTTCGGACAGCGGACGGGTCTCAAGGTGTCGGAGCTGGCGCTCGGCGCCGGCATGTTCGGCACGGCGTATGGCTATGGTGCCGCGCCGGATGAGGTACGCCGCATCCTGCAAGGCTATGCCGAGGCGGGTGGCAACTTCATCGACACCGCCGACAACTACCAGCTCGGTGAATCCGAGACCTTGATTGGCGAGTTCCTCGCGCCCCGTCGCAATGACTTCGTCATCGCCTCGAAATACAGCCGGGGCGCCGTGCGGGCCCCCTCCCTGGGAGTGCTCGGCAACAGCCGCAAGGTGATGGTGCAGTCCGTCGAGGACAGCTTGAGGCGTCTCAAGACGGACCGCATCGATCTCTACTTCGCGCACATGGATGACGGCGTGACGCCCGTCGAGGAGATCGCACGCGGCCTGGATGATCTCGTGCGCGCCGGCAAGATTGTCTATGGCGGCCTGTCCAACTTCCCGGCATGGCGGATCGCCACCGCCGTCACCCTGGCGGACCTGCGCGGCTGGGCGCCCCTCGTCGCGCTTCAAACCGAATACAGCCTGCTGCAGCGCACGACCGAGCGCGAGCTGCTGCCCATGGCGGAGGGCCTCGGGCTGGGCGTCATGGGGTGGTCACCCATGGGCGGCGGGCTGCTCACGGGCAAGTACCGCAAGGGGGAGAAGGGCCGCGCCACCGACTTGAAGGGCAGCGTCCTCCATGACGACCCCAAGCGGACGGAGCCCCTCCTCGACGCGCTCGGCGCCATCGCCGAGGAGCTCGACTCCAGCCCGGGCCGGATCGCCATCGCCTGGGTGAGCGCCAGGGGCGTGCTTCCGGTCATCGGACCGCGCACCCGCGCCCAGCTCGAGGACAACCTCGCCGCCACCACCGTCAAGCTGAGCGACGAGCAGCTCCGGCGCCTGGATGAACTCACCGCCATCCCCCTCGGCTATCCCCATGAGCTGCTCGGTGCCGCCGAGCAGCGCGCGATCATGACCGGCAATCGGTGGGATCAGATCGACTTCCCCTCGCGGACGATTGCCTAG
- a CDS encoding dihydroorotase encodes MKPTTVLLRRGRVIDPRHGVDGVRDVLVRDGRVAEVSEAPLEAPPDAQVVDAQGRWVLPGFIDLHVHLREPGEEGKETVLTGSRSAVAGGFTAVVAMPNTKPVNDSVLVTEYVKAKAREAGLCRVYLAGAITKGLQGEEMAEMGALVAAGCVCITDDGRPVMNAGLMRRALQYATQFDLPVMVHEEDLTLSGKGVMHEGPTSTRLGLIGIPPSAEVAMVARDLVLLEETRGRLHVAHVSCEGSVRLIREAKRRGLRVTAEATPHHFTLEDEAVGDYDTHARMNPPLRTRHDVLAVREALADGTIDAIATDHAPHGVLEKQVEFDKAWNGVVGLETALGLTLAAVREGALSLTRAVALLSDGPAKAFGLPGGHLAVGAPADITVVEPDVEWTVDATRFFSRSRNTPFHGRRLTGRVAQTWVGGRLVFENGQTKESRS; translated from the coding sequence ATGAAGCCGACGACAGTGCTGCTGCGCCGCGGACGCGTCATCGATCCGCGCCACGGCGTGGATGGGGTGCGGGACGTGCTGGTGCGCGACGGGCGGGTGGCCGAGGTGTCCGAGGCCCCGCTGGAAGCGCCGCCGGACGCCCAGGTGGTGGACGCCCAGGGCCGGTGGGTGCTGCCGGGCTTCATCGATCTGCACGTGCACCTGCGCGAGCCGGGCGAGGAGGGCAAGGAGACGGTGCTCACCGGGAGCCGCTCGGCGGTGGCCGGTGGCTTCACCGCGGTGGTGGCCATGCCCAACACCAAGCCCGTCAACGACAGCGTGCTCGTCACCGAGTACGTGAAGGCCAAGGCGCGCGAGGCGGGGCTGTGCCGGGTGTACCTGGCGGGCGCCATCACCAAGGGCCTGCAGGGCGAGGAGATGGCGGAGATGGGGGCGCTCGTGGCCGCCGGCTGCGTGTGCATCACCGACGACGGCCGCCCGGTGATGAACGCCGGCCTCATGCGCCGCGCGCTCCAGTACGCCACCCAGTTCGACCTGCCCGTCATGGTGCACGAGGAGGACCTGACGCTGTCGGGCAAGGGTGTGATGCACGAGGGCCCCACCTCCACGCGCCTGGGGCTCATCGGTATTCCGCCCTCGGCCGAGGTGGCCATGGTGGCGAGGGATCTCGTGCTCCTGGAGGAGACGCGTGGCCGGCTGCACGTGGCCCACGTGTCGTGCGAGGGGAGCGTGCGTTTGATCCGCGAGGCCAAACGCCGGGGCCTGCGCGTCACCGCCGAGGCCACCCCGCACCACTTCACGCTGGAGGACGAGGCGGTGGGGGACTACGACACCCACGCCCGGATGAATCCGCCCCTGCGCACCCGCCATGACGTGCTGGCCGTGCGCGAGGCGCTCGCGGATGGAACGATCGACGCCATCGCCACCGATCACGCGCCCCACGGCGTGCTGGAGAAGCAGGTGGAGTTCGACAAGGCGTGGAATGGCGTGGTGGGACTGGAGACCGCCCTGGGGCTGACCCTGGCGGCGGTGCGCGAGGGCGCGCTGAGCCTGACGCGGGCCGTGGCCCTCTTGTCGGACGGGCCGGCCAAGGCATTCGGGCTGCCGGGCGGCCATCTGGCCGTCGGAGCCCCGGCGGACATCACGGTGGTGGAGCCGGACGTGGAGTGGACGGTGGATGCGACGCGGTTCTTCTCCCGCAGCCGCAACACCCCCTTCCATGGCCGGCGTTTGACGGGCCGGGTCGCCCAGACGTGGGTGGGTGGCCGGCTGGTCTTCGAGAACGGGCAGACGAAGGAGTCCAGGTCATGA
- the lepA gene encoding translation elongation factor 4, producing MPSENAHIRNFSIIAHIDHGKSTLADRLLDATGTVTKREAQDQFLDNMELERERGITIKAQSVRMNYTANDGQKYVLNLIDTPGHVDFAYEVSRSLAACEGALLVVDASQGVEAQTLANVYMALDHNLEIIPVINKIDLPSADVERTRTEIEDVIGIDGSSAVPASAKEGIGIKDILEAVVKNVPPPSGDPAAPLRALIFDSWYDNYRGVVTLVRVLEGSLKLKQKIKLWSNNKAFEVQELGVFSPFSRPVQQLIAGEVGVLVANVKELQDAKVGDTVTEELRPTDAPFPGFKEVKPMVFSGIFPVDSEQYEGLRDALAKLKLNDAAFTYEPESSTALGFGFRCGYLGLLHMEIVQERLEREYNLSLITTAPSVVYRITDSQGAVTHVDNPAKLPPVQKIARFEEPVLTCHIHVPNDYLGAVLKLCQDRRGVQKDMKYLGTSGTRVQVTYEMPLAEVVFDFFDKLKSVTRGYASLDYELAGYVEADLVRLDILINGDPVDALSVIVHKERAYQRGREVCQKLKEVIPKQMYEVAIQGAIGAKIISRETISAIRKNVLAKCYGGDISRKRKLLEKQKEGKKRMKQVGSVEIPQEAFLAVLKTEE from the coding sequence ATGCCGTCCGAAAACGCCCACATCCGCAACTTCTCGATCATCGCGCACATCGACCACGGCAAGTCCACCCTGGCCGATCGCTTGCTCGACGCCACCGGTACGGTGACGAAGCGCGAGGCGCAGGACCAGTTCCTCGACAACATGGAGCTGGAGCGCGAGCGGGGCATCACCATCAAGGCCCAGTCGGTGCGGATGAACTACACCGCCAACGACGGCCAGAAGTATGTCCTCAACCTCATCGACACCCCGGGACACGTCGACTTCGCCTACGAGGTGAGCCGCTCGCTCGCCGCGTGCGAGGGCGCCCTCCTGGTGGTGGACGCCTCCCAGGGCGTCGAGGCCCAGACGCTCGCCAACGTCTACATGGCGTTGGATCACAACCTGGAGATCATCCCGGTCATCAACAAGATCGATCTGCCGAGCGCCGACGTGGAGCGCACGCGCACGGAGATCGAGGACGTGATCGGCATCGATGGCTCCAGTGCCGTGCCGGCCTCAGCCAAGGAGGGCATCGGCATCAAGGACATCCTCGAGGCGGTGGTGAAGAACGTGCCGCCCCCCTCGGGAGATCCGGCCGCTCCGCTGCGCGCGCTCATCTTCGACAGCTGGTACGACAACTACCGCGGCGTGGTGACGCTGGTGCGCGTGCTCGAGGGCTCGCTCAAGCTCAAGCAGAAGATCAAGCTGTGGAGCAACAACAAGGCCTTCGAGGTGCAGGAACTGGGCGTCTTCAGCCCGTTCTCCCGCCCGGTGCAGCAGCTCATCGCGGGCGAGGTGGGCGTGCTGGTGGCCAACGTGAAGGAGCTCCAGGACGCCAAGGTGGGTGACACCGTGACGGAGGAGCTGCGCCCCACGGACGCGCCCTTCCCGGGCTTCAAGGAAGTCAAGCCCATGGTGTTCTCCGGCATCTTCCCGGTGGACTCCGAGCAGTACGAGGGCCTGCGCGACGCGCTGGCCAAGCTCAAGCTCAACGACGCGGCCTTCACCTACGAGCCCGAGTCCTCCACGGCGCTCGGCTTCGGCTTCCGCTGCGGCTACCTGGGCCTGTTGCACATGGAGATCGTCCAGGAGCGCCTGGAGCGCGAGTACAACCTGTCGCTCATCACCACGGCGCCCTCGGTGGTCTACCGCATCACCGACTCGCAGGGCGCGGTGACGCACGTGGACAACCCGGCCAAGCTGCCGCCGGTGCAGAAGATCGCCAGGTTCGAGGAGCCCGTCCTCACCTGTCACATCCACGTGCCCAACGACTACCTGGGCGCGGTGCTCAAGCTGTGCCAGGACCGGCGCGGCGTGCAGAAGGACATGAAGTACCTGGGCACCAGCGGCACGCGCGTGCAGGTGACGTACGAGATGCCCCTGGCCGAGGTCGTCTTCGACTTCTTCGACAAGCTCAAGAGCGTCACGCGCGGCTACGCCAGCCTCGACTACGAGCTGGCCGGCTACGTGGAGGCGGACCTGGTGCGCCTGGACATCCTCATCAACGGCGACCCCGTGGACGCGCTCAGCGTCATCGTCCACAAGGAGCGCGCCTACCAGCGCGGCCGCGAGGTGTGCCAGAAGCTCAAGGAAGTCATTCCCAAGCAGATGTACGAGGTGGCCATCCAGGGCGCCATCGGCGCGAAGATCATCTCGCGAGAGACGATCTCCGCCATCCGCAAGAACGTGCTCGCCAAGTGCTACGGCGGTGACATCAGCCGCAAGCGCAAGCTGCTGGAGAAGCAGAAGGAGGGCAAGAAGCGGATGAAGCAGGTGGGCTCGGTGGAGATCCCGCAGGAGGCCTTCCTCGCGGTGCTCAAGACGGAGGAATAG
- the carA gene encoding glutamine-hydrolyzing carbamoyl-phosphate synthase small subunit has product MKRAVLALADGTTFEGRALGASGETVGEVVFNTSMTGYQEILTDPSYVGQIVTMAYPEMGNVGANPGDEESPKPHAVGMVVRNASAQQSNWRAQETLDAYLKRHGIVGIEGLDTRRLVRHLRLNGAQMGVVSTDGHSASALVERARNARGMEGMDLATGVSTAKPYLFNTPSPSLLGEEPRPVAEPRFDVVAYDYGLKRSMLHYLVDVGCRVKVVPAGTTAEEVLADKPHGVFLANGPGDPAAVKGADKVVASLLGKVPVFGICLGHQILALALGGRTYKMKFGHRGANQPVKDLLTGKVEITSQNHGFAVDDASVKGRAVVSHLNLNDGTVEGLNVPDARAFSVQYHPEASPGPHDARYLFTRFAKLMAGE; this is encoded by the coding sequence ATGAAGAGGGCCGTGCTGGCGTTGGCGGATGGCACCACCTTCGAGGGTCGCGCCCTGGGCGCGTCCGGCGAGACGGTGGGTGAAGTGGTGTTCAACACGTCGATGACCGGCTACCAGGAGATCCTCACCGACCCCTCCTATGTCGGGCAGATCGTCACCATGGCGTACCCGGAGATGGGCAACGTGGGCGCCAACCCCGGGGACGAGGAGTCACCCAAGCCGCACGCGGTGGGCATGGTGGTGCGCAACGCCTCGGCGCAGCAGTCCAACTGGCGCGCCCAGGAGACGCTCGACGCCTACCTCAAGCGCCATGGCATCGTCGGCATCGAGGGGCTCGACACCCGGCGGCTCGTGCGCCACCTGCGCCTCAACGGCGCGCAGATGGGGGTCGTCTCGACGGACGGCCACTCGGCGAGCGCCCTGGTGGAGCGCGCCCGGAACGCCCGGGGCATGGAGGGCATGGACCTGGCCACCGGCGTGTCCACCGCGAAGCCCTACCTCTTCAACACCCCGTCCCCGAGCCTGCTCGGCGAGGAGCCGCGCCCCGTCGCCGAGCCGCGCTTCGACGTGGTGGCCTACGACTACGGCCTCAAGCGCTCCATGCTCCACTACCTGGTGGACGTGGGGTGCCGGGTGAAGGTGGTGCCCGCGGGCACCACCGCCGAGGAGGTGCTCGCCGACAAGCCCCATGGCGTCTTCCTCGCCAACGGCCCCGGGGATCCGGCGGCGGTGAAGGGCGCGGACAAGGTGGTCGCCTCGCTGCTCGGCAAGGTGCCGGTGTTCGGCATCTGCCTGGGCCATCAGATCCTCGCCCTGGCGCTGGGCGGGCGCACCTACAAGATGAAGTTCGGTCATCGGGGCGCCAACCAACCGGTGAAGGACCTGCTCACGGGCAAGGTGGAAATCACCAGTCAGAATCATGGTTTCGCCGTGGATGACGCCAGCGTGAAGGGCAGGGCGGTGGTGAGCCACCTCAACCTCAACGACGGCACCGTGGAGGGCCTGAACGTGCCGGATGCCCGGGCGTTCAGCGTCCAGTACCACCCGGAAGCCTCGCCGGGGCCCCATGACGCGCGCTACCTCTTCACCCGCTTCGCGAAGCTGATGGCCGGAGAGTAG
- the lepB gene encoding signal peptidase I: protein MSLSTTTPTGFEATLSARQSPEQLRASRALLWRERLTSLWAPLVVIGLAYIPYLLLIEFLPESAAWGQPLMQALAGGMVLYFLGLFLWRMTVPRARALRVLRGEARELLEEVARIHKRVPEKISAEASVRLAEQAMQVETAIVAGEMARLEQETRAFDALATQLLGVWRKQDTWEVISGFAKAFAVAVVIRVFIIEPYRIPSGSMLPTLEIGDQVFINKFIYGVRLPYTNYVPFQIVRAPARGDVIVFNNPVQTDVDFIKRVVGVPGDTVELVDGEVRINGVPQERTLVDEDLTVYNKHDSLGWFPEHRRLYEENLSGKRHAVLQDAPSARTPHEGPYVVPEGQVFVMGDNRENSSDSRYGLGTGMGVAFVPYGHIKGKAMVIWLALGHGGWLSGFFGGTGLRTDRLFTPVR from the coding sequence ATGTCCCTGAGCACCACCACTCCGACCGGCTTCGAGGCCACCCTGTCCGCCCGCCAGAGTCCCGAGCAGCTCAGGGCGAGCCGCGCGCTCTTGTGGCGCGAGCGGCTCACCAGCCTGTGGGCGCCCCTGGTGGTGATCGGCCTGGCGTACATCCCCTACCTGCTGCTCATCGAGTTCCTGCCCGAGTCCGCCGCCTGGGGCCAGCCGCTCATGCAGGCGCTGGCGGGGGGCATGGTGCTGTACTTCCTGGGGCTCTTCCTCTGGCGCATGACGGTGCCCCGGGCCCGGGCGCTGCGCGTGCTGCGCGGCGAGGCGCGCGAGCTGCTCGAGGAGGTGGCGCGCATCCACAAGCGCGTGCCGGAGAAGATCTCCGCCGAGGCGTCCGTGCGGCTCGCCGAGCAGGCGATGCAGGTGGAGACCGCCATCGTCGCCGGCGAGATGGCGCGCCTGGAGCAGGAGACGCGGGCGTTCGACGCGCTCGCCACCCAGTTGCTCGGGGTCTGGCGCAAGCAGGACACCTGGGAGGTGATCTCCGGCTTCGCCAAGGCGTTCGCGGTGGCGGTCGTCATCCGCGTCTTCATCATCGAGCCCTACCGCATCCCCTCCGGCTCCATGCTGCCGACGCTGGAGATCGGCGATCAGGTCTTCATCAACAAGTTCATCTACGGCGTGCGGCTGCCGTACACCAACTACGTGCCGTTCCAGATCGTCCGCGCCCCGGCGCGCGGGGACGTCATCGTCTTCAACAACCCCGTGCAGACGGACGTGGACTTCATCAAGCGCGTGGTGGGCGTGCCCGGCGACACCGTGGAGCTCGTCGACGGCGAGGTGCGCATCAACGGCGTGCCGCAGGAGCGCACGTTGGTGGACGAGGATCTGACCGTCTACAACAAGCACGACTCCCTGGGCTGGTTCCCCGAGCACCGGCGGCTCTACGAGGAGAACCTGTCGGGCAAGCGGCACGCCGTGCTCCAGGACGCCCCGTCCGCCCGCACGCCGCACGAGGGGCCCTACGTCGTCCCCGAGGGTCAGGTCTTCGTCATGGGTGACAATCGGGAAAACAGCTCCGACAGCCGCTACGGCCTGGGCACCGGCATGGGCGTGGCGTTCGTGCCCTACGGCCACATCAAGGGCAAGGCCATGGTCATCTGGCTGGCGCTCGGCCACGGTGGCTGGTTGAGCGGCTTCTTCGGTGGAACCGGCTTGCGCACGGATCGCCTCTTCACGCCGGTGCGCTGA
- a CDS encoding aspartate carbamoyltransferase catalytic subunit → MRHLLGIEGLRRSDIEALLDRAEAHLHGSPDASHVLRGKVVANLFFEDSTRTRTSFEMAAHALGAEVLNWTMAGSSVSKGETLLDTARNIEATGPVALIIRHRSSGAPHLVARHVRCAVINAGDGTHEHPSQALLDAFTLRRRWGKLDGRTVLIIGDVLHSRVARSNLHCLTALGAKVVLCGPPTLLPPGLEALGARVTSRLDEVLPEADAVMCLRVQSERQSESFFPSAREFSRLFGLNAARAERLKPEALVLHPGPMNRGVEIAPAVADGPHSVILDQVAHGVAVRRAVLEVVCR, encoded by the coding sequence ATGCGTCATCTGTTGGGAATCGAGGGCTTGCGTCGCTCGGACATCGAGGCGCTGCTCGATCGGGCCGAGGCCCACCTGCACGGCAGTCCCGACGCCTCGCATGTGCTCCGGGGCAAGGTGGTGGCCAACCTCTTCTTCGAGGACTCCACCCGTACCCGCACCTCCTTCGAGATGGCCGCTCACGCGCTCGGGGCCGAGGTGCTCAACTGGACGATGGCGGGCTCCTCCGTGTCCAAGGGCGAGACGCTCCTGGACACCGCGCGCAACATCGAGGCCACCGGCCCCGTGGCGCTCATCATCCGCCACCGCTCCTCGGGCGCGCCCCACCTGGTGGCCCGGCACGTGCGCTGCGCCGTCATCAACGCGGGGGACGGCACCCACGAGCACCCCTCGCAGGCCCTGCTGGACGCCTTCACGTTGCGACGTCGCTGGGGAAAGCTCGACGGACGCACGGTGCTCATCATCGGCGACGTCCTCCACAGCCGCGTGGCGCGCTCCAACCTGCACTGCCTCACCGCGCTGGGCGCGAAGGTGGTGCTGTGCGGCCCGCCCACGCTCCTGCCCCCGGGGCTCGAGGCGCTCGGGGCCCGCGTCACCTCGCGCCTGGACGAGGTGCTGCCCGAGGCGGACGCCGTCATGTGCCTGCGCGTGCAGTCCGAGCGCCAGAGCGAGAGCTTCTTTCCCTCGGCGCGCGAGTTCTCCCGGCTGTTCGGACTCAATGCCGCCCGCGCCGAGCGGCTCAAGCCGGAGGCGCTCGTCCTGCACCCCGGCCCCATGAATCGCGGGGTGGAGATCGCTCCCGCCGTGGCCGATGGCCCCCACAGCGTCATCCTCGATCAGGTGGCGCACGGGGTGGCCGTGCGCCGTGCCGTCCTGGAGGTGGTGTGCCGATGA